Proteins from a single region of Pseudorasbora parva isolate DD20220531a chromosome 22, ASM2467924v1, whole genome shotgun sequence:
- the LOC137058870 gene encoding uncharacterized protein DDB_G0286299-like: MYKNNFRKLRPAQSGQPLLTPAKPGLQPQPPPKTNVVKILMKKELNLEKPVTFPPIFGSYKTERYASPSVYGIGFDQSKAERFRQARYECYLQHLNVAQLKYPEKSAVSERERKAKNDRIKCEVDPKPCFKEPIAPEATKAAQDQMRTRQARKDITACESKVRESGQPKEPEEEEENIKKKRNISKTFLIAQRKMMEKEESAAKETVKKKIELNKVISELPLLDITLAKQETEKAALCLEIKELEITARESQQQSFQYSKLTEWVQNTFDKVMECGHPEIKDPMTQMSMIRDFFRLTRSADLGENALRHSSKVRSSKISGKSRTSFTRMQIAPEATKAAQDQMRTRQERDEITAWESEVSCDGDVCCDSDEESDGSNDNIAWQYMTFVEDHEQILKSCQDERERMYVSCAQPCKREDKLL, from the exons ATGTATAAAAACAATTTTCGCAAACTCAGGCCTGCTCAGAGCGGACAACCATTGTTGACCCCAGCAAAGCCTGGACTGCAGCCACAACCACCACCTAAAACCAATGTGGTGAAGATTTTGATGAAGAAG GAGCTCAATCTGGAGAAGCCTGTCACCTTTCCTCCGATCTTTGGCTCTTACAAAACCG AACGGTATGCATCACCATCAGTGTATGGCATTGGCTTTGACCAAAGCAAAGCAGAACGTTTCAGACAGGCGCGCTATGAA TGTTATTTACAGCATTTGAATGTGGCCCAGCTTAAATATCCGGAGAAAAGTGCCGTATCCGAAAGAGAGCGGAAGGCAAAAAATGATCGGATCAAGTGTGAGGTCGATCCCAAACCCTGTTTCAAAGAGCCGATTGCCCCGGAGGCCACGAAAGC AGCTCAGGATCAGATGAGGACAAGACAAGCAAGAAAAGACATTACAGCTTGTGAAAG TAAAGTCCGTGAGTCTGGACAGCCCAAAGAgccagaggaagaggaggagaacattaaaaagaaaagaaacatttCTAAGACTTTTCTGATAGCGCAGAGAAAAATGATGGAAAAGGAGGAATCAGCAGCTAAAGAGACGGTGAAAAAGAAGATAGAGCTGAATAAGGTTATTTCTGAACTTCCGCTGCTAGACATTACTCTTGCAAAACAAGAGACTGAGAAAGCAGCATTGTGTCTTGAAATAAAAGAActg GAAATAACTGCTAGAGAATCACAGCAGCAGAGCTTCCAGTATTCCAAGCTGACGGAGTGGGTCCAGAACACATTTGACAAGGTTATGGAGTGTGGACACCCTGAAATAAAGGACCCCATGACACAGATGAGCATG ATTCGGGACTTTTTTCGGCTTACAAGAAGTGCAGACCTCGGAGAAAATGCTTTGAGACATTCTTCTAAAGTGAGATCCTCTAAGATCTCTGGGAAGTCTCGAACGTCTTTTACCCGGATGCAGATTGCCCCAGAGGCCACGAAAGC AGCTCAGGATCAGATGAGGACAAGACAAGAGAGAGACGAGATTACAGCTTGGGAAAG TGAAGTCTCCTGTGACGGTGATGTCTGCTGTGACTCTGATGAAGAAAGTGATGGCTCTAATGATAATATAGCCTGGCAGTATATGACCTTCGTGGAAGACCATGAACAGATCCTCAAGAGCTGTCAGGATGAAAGGGAAAGGATGTATGTTTCTTGTGCACAACCATGT AAACGAGAAGATAAACTGCTTTAG